The Aedes albopictus strain Foshan chromosome 2, AalbF5, whole genome shotgun sequence region GGTTTAAGAGAGGAAAGAAGGGAACGCCACTTCGAATGTTCACCAACTTCATGAACGATATCGTTTCGGATATATCTGAGGTGTCGGAGTTCTCGTCTATCGAGTTGGGAGAATCGTCGTCGTCAAGCTTGTTCAACAAAGGAAAACCTCGGCGCAAAGAGTTTATCCACGTCCATGAAGCTGTTCACAATCAAAACGAATACCATCTGGGGGCGATCGGCGAAGCGAAAGAAATGAAGCCATGCTGGGTGTGTAAGCGGACTGACCACAAACTAAGATTCTGCGATGACTTCAAAAAGTTGAAGGTGGCTGAACGTTTGAAGGTAGTggatcagaacaaactctgtatGCTTTGTCTGAACAATCACGGGAAGAGCCCGTGTAACTTTAAGGTCCGTTGCGCTATCCAAGGCTGCCAAGGAGGACATCATACGTTATTGCATCGAGCCGAAGCTGCCGTCCAACACTCGAAGGTGGAGTGTAACGCACACAGCCAGCGGCATCGAACTGTCATCTTTCGCATGATTCCAGTTACTATCCACTACGGGAATCGTGCATTTGATACGTTGGCCTTTTTCGATGAAGGTTCGTCGTCAACACTTGTCGAGGAGTCGGTGGCAAACTTCCTAGGCGCCGACGGATGTGTCGAACCGTTGGTAGTCACATGGACTGGAAATGTTAAACGATACGAAAATACATCGCGAAAAGTGGACCTTATGTTATCTGCTAGAGGATCACATGAAACAGTTCCGCTGTTAAATGCCCACACAGTTGGGGAACTAAAACTGCCGCAGCAAAGTCTGCTGGGGGATGAAATTGCAGATAAATACCCTCATCTTCAAGACGTGTCTGTTGAAAGCTACCCATGGTCCGAACCCGGTATAATCGTTGGCCTAGACAATTTACATTCCTTTGCTCCACTGGAATCCCGTGTTGGTCAGCCTGGAGAACCCATCGCAGTGCGGACTAAACTAGGATGGATGGTATATGGACCCGAACGCCATATCCCTGCTGCAGAAATTCGTTTGAACTTCCACTCGCACGAACCTATCAGCAACGAAAGCCTTCACGATCTTCTTCGAATTCAATACGTTTTGGATGATACTAACCCTAGCTCCATCGGCTCGTTGGAGTCATCCGAAGATCAAAGAGCGCGCCAAATCCTTCAATCAACCACGATCAGAAAAGGAGATAGGTTTGAAACCGGACTCTTGTGGCGAGACGACGTGCGCCGATTTCCGGATAGCTTTCCGATGGCGATACGGAGATTGAAGGCGTTGGAAAGAAAGTTGGACAGCAATCCAGAACTATTTCGCAATGTTCATCAGCAGGTTAGAGACTACGTTGCAAAAGGGTACGCACATAAAGCCACGGAAGAAGACCTTTCGGAATCAAACCGAGGGAAGATATGGTACCTCCCGTTGAATGTAGTGCTGAATCCCAGAAAACCTGGCAAGGTTCGCCTTGTGTGGGATGCAGCAGCGACCGTTAATGGGATTTCTTTGAATAGTGAACTTCTGTCTGGTCCGGACCTGCTGCAATCTCTTCCGGCGGTTATCAATAGCTTCCGTGAGCGTAGAATTGCTTTCGGAGCTGATATACAAGAAATGTATCATCAGATACGCATTCGCTCCGAGGACAAATCAGCCCAAAGGTTTCTCTTTCGTTCAAAGCCTACTGACGAACCAGAAGTCTATGTTATGGATGTGGCCACCTTTGGGGCAACATGCTCCCCGTGCTCCGCTCAATTCATCAAAAACCTGAACGCAGCTGAATAcgcggaagaattcccagaggctgCTGTGGCCATAGTTAAAAATCATTATGTAGACGATTACTATGACAGTGCGGACTCTATTGACGAAGCTGTAAAAATTGCCAGCGATGTGAAATTTGTCCATTCACGTGGAGGTTTCCACATAAGGAACTGGGTATCCAACTCCCCCGAGTTCCTACAAGTTATGGGCGGTTCTTCTGATAATCCCAATATTCACTTCAATCGAGATAAAAGCACATTGTTCGAGAGAGTATTGGGAATCATCTGGAATCCGATGGAAGACGTTTTCTGCTTCTCAACTACTGTGCGAGAGGATTATCAACCAGTGCTGCAGGGAATTGAGCGACCGACGAAAAGAATAGTGCTCAGTTGCGTGATGTCTATGTTTGATCCTCAAGGACTGCTCTCACCATTCACGGTATTTGGAAGGATGCTGATTCAAGATTTATGGAGGACTGGCTGTGACTGGGACGACGCCTTGGACAACGATTCGAACGAAAAATGGTTACGTTGGACAAATGCTCTGCCTCTAATTGCCAAGATAAAGATTCAACGCAGCTATTTCGGAGACGCTAAGTTCGAAGAAATCGAGAACATTCAACTTCATATACTGACGGACGCGAGTAAAGGAGCCTTTGGATGTGTTGCATATTTTCGTGCAATAATCCGAGGAAAAGTCCGGTGTGCTTTAGTAGCAAGCCGTGTGAAAGTAGCTCCTCTGAAGCCCACTTCAGTACCACGTTTGGAACTTCAAGCTGCAGTCTTGGGCGCTAGATTGGCAAGTACAGTGCGACAGAATCACTCATTCAGTATATCTCAGCAATTCTTCTGGACGGATTCGACCACTGTGCTCTCATGGATCAGGTCGGATCAACGACGCTATAAGGAATACGTAGCACTTCGTGTCGGCGAAATACTGACTCTCAGCAGGCTGTCCGATTGGAAATGGATTCCCACGAAGTTGAATGTTGCGGATCAGCTGACAAAATGGACTCGTGAACCGGAATTTGGTTCCGATGCTGTCTGGTTCAAAGGTCCCGAGTTCTTACATCGTGGAGAAGAAGAATGGCCAAAGCAAAGGGTTCAACAAACTGCAACGATGGAAGAGTTGAAAGCGCATCTTTTGGTTCACAGTGTAACGTTACCGGAAACCGTGATTGATTTCTATCGTATATCAAAATGGACAGTCCTAGTACGAACAGTAGCGACTGTTTACCGATTCATTTCCAACTGTAAACGGAAGGTAAGTGGATTGCCTATTGAAACGCTCAAGCCTACCATTAGGCAGGCGCAAGGTTTGAAACATAATGATTATCCTGCTACGAGGACTCCATTGAAACAGAGTGAATTTGCAAAGGCTGAGCGTGCGCTGTTTAAGATAGCGCAGAAAGATGCATTTGAAGCAGAgctaaaaatcttgttgaaaAACGTCGGTGTATCTAAGGACAACTGGTTACAGATTGAAAAGTCGAGCACCTTATACAAGTTGACACCTTTAGTGGATGACCACGGAATCATTCGCCTGGAAGGTCGTTCAGAACGTGCAGAATTTCTTCCCTTTGATTTACGCTTCCCTGTTATCCTCCCAAAAGATCATGGTATTACAGAAAAAATAGTTCAGCATTACCATGAGAAATTTGGCCACAGCTATCGCGAAACTGTGAAAAACGGAATACGACAACGATTTTTGATACCCAAGGTCGGAGTGATCATCACAAAGATTGCCAGGTCATGTGTGTGGTGCAAAGTCAATCGTAATCAACCACAGACTCCTAGAATGGCGGCTCTACCTATCCAACGTTTAACTCCGCACCTACGTCCTTTTAGTTTCGTTGGGGTTGACTACCTTGGCCCTGTCACGGTTACAGTTGGTCGACGCTGCGAAAAACGGTGGATAGTTGTTTTCACCTGTTTAGTAGTTCGAGCGATTCATTTAGAGGTAGCTCATTCTCTGACGACGCAATCATGCCTTATGGCCATTCGCCGCTTTATCTGTCGACGTGGTCCACCTCTAGAAATCTTTTCGGACAATGGAACGAATCTGAAAGGAGCAAGTAAAGAGCTACTAGCCAACGTTCGAGCAATTGATGAGGAGTGTGCTAACGAAGTGACCTCTGCTTGTACCAAATGGAGTTTTAACCCTCCTGCTACTCCCCACATGGGGGGAGTATGGGAGCGGCTCGTGAGATCGGTAAAGGAGCTGCTGGTTGTACTAGATGACGGGCAAAAACTGAACGACGAGATTTTATCAACATCTATTGCCGAAGCTGAAGATATTATAAATTCAAGACCTCTCGTCTATGAACCAATGGAGTCCGATGAAGGCATGGCGCTAACTCCGAATAGCTTTCTTCGTGGGGTATCATCGAACGAACTATGGCGACCGCAGGAAGTAAATCACTCAGCGAAGGCTCTGAGGGATTCGTATCATCGATCACAGCAATTGaccgaagaaatttggaaaaaatggatCCGTGAATACATTCCGTCCGTGAATATTCGTACCAAGTGGTTTGCGGATAGCAAGAACCTGAAAGTAGGAGACTTAGTATACGTGGTGGAAGGAGCGAAACGGAAGTGTTGGGTACGAGGCCTAGTTGAAGAAGTGATCGTTTCCAGCGATGGCAGAGTTCGACAAGCGTGGGTTCGAACGAATAGCGGTTTATGTAAGCGAGCTGCAGTGAACTTAGCCATGTTGGAGGTAACCGATAGTGACACTGAACCGGAACTGGCCCCCGGTACAGGATCACGGGTGGGGGCATGTTAGAAGCAACATGGCTGGGCACACTGCGCGGTACATATTGAAAATGGGAAACGTCTCGGAGATGTCGAGATGACGTGTCCAATGGGAAGAAATGTCAACGAATGACTGGGCAAGAATAGAAGAAAAATAGGGAGATACGGTTGTGAACTAAATCACTGTTAGACAgcgtttttctcaaaaattgttatAATTGAATATCCTAAATTGAAATAATATCCTAAAGTGAATTCGACCTGAATTGCAATAATACTTTGTAAGTGGGACACATTAAAATCAAACTATATTTATCTAAACAGTATCTAAATTCAGACAGGCACAACAGGCTAAAAGTGGGGTTAAAATCTACATTGGATTAAAAAGCTAGATTCCTACGTAAGTAAAATTGGTTAAAAACATGCAAACGATTTATAACAAAAATAATCTAATAGGCAGAGCCggtgtcaacaaaaatagaattGCCTGTGCCATTCGAAAGAGGTTTTCGGATTGGAAGACTAATAATTGTAAGTAAATCTGATTGTGTGAATTCGAAACgtttaataaattaaaaatctatttttagctttGATCGACCGTAAAACAACGACGATTTCAAAGACTTATTAAAATATAATCCGAACAACACATGAAAATTGGTTTAATAGTTGCAGatgtttttcttaaaatttcatagtttttgaaaaggtgatatgacgggttgggacaaacataaaaaatatattttgctaAACGAAGAAATGTTGCTATAAAACATACCagaaaattagaggggtgttatttttgtaactcccaaatgaaaaatacttgaaaagtgcctattttctctagaaaagcatcaatatcttttgaacggaatgacataGCAACATTCTCCgcacacgaaaatgtgcgtttttggaagctctgaaAGTGGTTCTTAGactactttgatgagaaatttgaatcaaaaaagatgaagcgataaaacgatttgttctaacgtcaccctatgaaaactattggaaaatgctccaaatttggtcaaaacagtttttgAAATTCGTAAAAACTATGATTTACTTGTGAGTAAATTGATTGATGCAAGGGTGATTTTATACCGCAGGGGTCCATTGGTTGGATCTCTTTTGATCGTGACTTCTTTGgttaatgctgtcttcgacaacatTGTTCAATAGACTAAGAGCAATCTTATGACAAAGAAATTGAATTGGAATTAACCTAGTGGATGGCGCTAGCGTGTATTCTAATTATGGGTTGAAAGTTTTATTTCGCTTCATTGTCTTGATATTCTGAACGTAAAGAATGTTTGTGTCTACAGCAATAATGTTCAATTCATCAAGGAATGTTAAGAAAATGTAATGCTGGTAACTAAGTATCGGCGGCCAGGAGCGTTTATAGGGGAGACCAGAGGGAGGTAACAGGGGCGATTCAGGGGATCCAAGTGGAATTAAGAGAGATAACTGGACCCTGGAGgacttaggggcgtttcaaggggtctttAGAGACCTTATACAGGCAGTTTAAATGGCGTTTCAGCTGCTCGCATGGCACtcagggccagaatcgcaatctagcgaactaaattaattactccaaaacgaagcatttaagACAAATGGTgtctgacaaagttgtttgacatcagcaatttgctaagaacgtagtagttcgcaactcgtccgcattgggggcgccaccatctaacttctttgttttgcgTCCTAGATACTTAgcgtcttcggcaatgttatttattttggcaaaataaacaactctttatcagacgtcaaaattccacagcctactgttttcgagttatttaaagaATAAacaccaatcaatgaaaaaacagtttttaagcttatttggacatttttactagaaaccatgtgattTAATTTTTTTCCGAATGCACATGTGCCAAACCAAACACaatgtacgggaatatgttgaatattatcattaaaaattaaaaattaaaatacagattcgaaaaaatagtgtgaatttcaaaccttaatatctcacaaagcgcaaaaaatcgcatcGTCAAATTTTCTGCAAATACGTGAACAAATTGCCAAAATTATGGAGAGGtatattttgttgttttttagatAATAGCTTTTATGTAACACTATAAATATAACACAGCacaacaaaaattaactattggtctgtctcaagcaCAAACTTgtgtgtctccgacagattttgggccgctgaatccgaatccgggctcagatttgctccagcacgtcacaattttgagctatacctcaatttgtagggcaaaatatgcgtttttgggctttcttgattgcatgccatTAGAcgtggaaaaatattttttaaggaatcaaagggcaaatatttcgttttaccaaattaaatttgatagatttaagcattttatgttagtaagtaaacttgcatgcaatttttggaacgtgacttgtatgggaaatattgtacctaacataaatcacttaaaactatcaaatttgatttggtaaaatgaaatattttgcataagtcgttaatttagatgttaattgaccaatctaccctttgattgcttaaaaaaatatttccacgcCTAATGgcatgcaatcaaaaaagcccaaaatcgcatattttgccctataaattgaggtatagctcaaaattgtgacgtgctggagcaaatctaaacccggattcggattcagcggcccaaaatctgtcggagacacataagtttgctcttgagacaaaaaaatgttgcgctgtgtaagtaGTGCCATATGTTACTTTTTACAGTTTcatattagagagtttatgtcttcgaaaaaaatgttcattttgactaaataaacaactctttcttagacgtcagaATTCcatggcctactgttttcgaacttctacgttcttagcaatagatgcccctgctgatgtcaaacaactttgtcgaacacatgtgtcagaaatgcttcgttttggagttttttttattcttaatcacttaacctaattacagctctatcgtccactagggcactacgtgagcgatttcaattgacagttgcacttacattttgtacaacgCCTtccattctactttatcgaactgattgcctttctgctgctttcacttttctactctatacatggtagatgGATGAGCataaggatgatggatggccgttgttcctttccagtccgattgggggtccacccagaaagtttcattgtaatctgagagagtGCTGTCAACTTCGAATACGATTTGAGGCGAAATTCATCTCATCATAGaatcaaaataaaaggtattagtttTATAATGGATCTCAAAACATCTACAAGACTAATTCGTTATCAAAATGTTGTTGGGAGGGGGGACGTTCAAGGGGTCTCATGGTCATCTCAGGAGCATTTTACAGTGTTTTAGTGGTACCTGGAGATCTCAGGGATGTTTCTATGGGGACCCAAGGGATTTTGGGGTACTAGGAGATCTTAGAAGCGTTTCAAGGGAGTCCCAGAGGGTTTTAGGAccatgaggtctcaggggcgttaaaGGGGGTCTCAGGGTCGGCTCATGGGTGATTCAGAGGGTCTGTTCAGATTCAAGTAAAACTATAATTCTGATGCTTAATGTTAGCTTAATTTGTAGAAAGTATTTAACGTTCAATTACATCTGATGGTTTGCTTTCTAGAGCCTCGTGCCACTAGTTGATATTTCAAGCAAACTGTATATTATATTTTAATTGAGTATTTTAAAGTGATTGTTCTTTTCTAGGATTTAGTTATTCACGATATAATTGAACTAGGCTTAGTTTTACCCTCGGTTTAAGCTTAAACTTAAAACagtttgaaaaactttttgaatgtgTTATTTATTAAGTTCTTAGAACAAAAAGTATAATATTGCAGTTGCAAATTCAATATTTATAGGATTTTCCAATTTACCGGCAATACTACTCACAGAAACAAAGTGTCACCAACTATTCAcctaaaaaatgtgttttttctttattaaagtgaAACAATATACAACATGAGGAGTACCCAGACTGTTTTCATGAGAAAGCAACTTTTTGttgacttccgaaggaattcagagattagatttgaaaaattataactcaagaacgaagcatcgtagaaacaaagttttataatgaaaatgaaagaaaaatttctcgggaatcaaaaaaaaatgaagtggataaagttttccacaaaattttacaccgttgagaaaattcaaaaagaaaagacggaaaaactattcccgaactcgcggaaaattttcaaaaaaatatttttgagatggtagttttataagctttgatggctgaaatttttggaatacactTGTTTTTCgctcttgagttatggccaattttgtgaaaatgactATATAATATATGCGTAGATGGTTATTATTCACAATATTGACCATTACTCAAGACAGAAAAAAAAGTccactccaaaaatttcagcgatcaaagcttatgcaacaaccttcacaaaaatattttttgaaaattttccgcgagttcgggaatagtttttccgtcttttctttttgaattttctcaacggtgtaaaattttgtggaaaactttttccacttttttttttttgattcccgagaaattttgcttttattttcattaaaaaaacgttgtttctacgatgctttgttcttgagttataatttttcaatgaaaaggcttatatgatacatttggacatttttcaacaaaattggccataactaaaaaacgaaaaaaaggtttattccaaaaatttcataatattttttttttgaaaattttccacgagttcgggcattgttttttccGGCTTTGCTTTACAAATTTTCTGAACTAcggaaaattttgttgaaaagtttttccaattcatattttttttttaatttctgagaaaaattgctttcattttctaaaaaaaactttgtttctatgatgcttcgttcttgagttatgatttttcaaagtaagtagtgtcaggggaaaacaaaaaatttccacctgagttttccgggaaaataggcaaccctgaatttttctcaattttttttttgttcatatattcatgagcccagcatgtggaaaaaaaatcatgaaaatctgagatccttcggcccaatttgtacgataatttaAAAAATGCCCACTAGACAACGGAACTTAAATTCAAAGAAGTAGCAAGAATAAATTATCTACCTGTGAAGCTGCTAATGTGAACTAAAATGCAGTTCTACATCTACCAACGCCAAAATGGTACCATCTAAACACCACACTCGAAATGCTTGCACCGAAAAAGCTACTAGTCTGGCATCTCTGTCGACCACATGGTCTCTGGTCGGAAGCGCGCGCTTTCCTCCGTATGGCTCCCACACTGACTGAGTGCCATCAGAACTGCCGTGGCAGAACACGCAAACTAACGGCAAACCATGCCGCCGCTATGTCGCGTTCAGCCATGCTTCGCCTCATGGAAAGAGCATCGCATCGCAACCAGAGCCGTATAGTTTTTCCCTTTATCCGAAAATTACGCACAGCCACCGCACTCGCAgccggcgtcgtcgtcgttcgcCGTTATTCGAACGCCACTCGGACAGACCGTGCAGCAGCGTGGTTCGGTCGTCGGAAGTCAGTcggtattgagttgtccaaaaaatgtctcacgaaacctaatgcaagcctatccatatacgtgagaacaaaagatgtttacaaagttcttacagatagattaacacgggaaatctgaacacaaaccactaccacataggaatttggattggtcaatggatGGATGATAGGGTTTGTGCTGAGTGCGCGTTTCTTCccagccatcatcatcatcatcatttgagCATGTGCGTTCGTTCTGTCCGTCAGCACCGACCAACCGACCAGACCGTACGTTGCTGCTGAGCTGAGCTGATCCGCTTGAACCGAGAAGATGTTTTGCCGGTGAAATTGCCTATGGCTGGGGGCATCCGAATTGGAGTGGAAACTGGCTAAAGGTATGCGAGAATGGACcaataaaaaaatgcaactaaATTTGATATGTGCAGGTTTTTGAATGCAAGAAATTTTTCTGTGATACATAAGCAATTAAGTTTGCATACTCTTTGTAGCCATATAACTAACGAAGACCACCccatcaaaacaattattttacGATTCAATTCGTCTTTATGGTGACTGTTTTTAAATGTAGAAGTAGCGGAAACTAACTAAGatataaaacaaattgaaaaatatcacatttttacgAGTTGAGAATAAATTCAATACGATCGCAATACAATCAATCAAGAGTGGAGCGGTGCAATGGGCActataattgtaaaaaaaactacCTCTGCACATCGAATTGGTAATACACATGTACAAAGTTTGCTGGATCAGAAAGTATCTAatattaaggccggacgggacggtggttaaatcgtccgccattgctctgttgctagtaagatgcaaatctcaacttctacttcatattattgactagaaatttgatcgttcatttgctcacttgtggtgcccaatcgactaaagtttcagctacatcagtgcagtggaaattgatatttgcttcttcaaaatcgcgaggcaaattgttagaaagagagggaagataggaaaaattacacgtcgtcccgtgcggccttaatttAACTTTTTTCTATCAGCTCATTCCACAAAATGCCCAACGGGCAACGATTCCAGAATAGAGCGAGTTAACTAGACTGTAGAATAACGGTCACATGCAGTAAGGGTCGCGGAATTCGTTGGATATAAACataagcatagatgaccgtacagttCCTAGTTTCTACTCCGTGAtttaccagaacaatcgaaattgcacaaggaaccaagaAACGGGGCATGGAAGTAACTACCTTTCTCAATTCTATACTTAATAAAGGCGCCCattacgtccttacggtcatcgaggcagggaaggaatgttagtatgacgTAATAACGATGCTACAGACCAAGATCACCTctacttctccacgactgtcacgtgAAAGCATTTTTTGTTTGTGAGGAGGGGGAAAAGTCACATAATCTGCAAGCACTTTGGTAATTGATGTGATTCATTCAACCTCTATacaaatgcagtggcatacgtgaggCCGCGCATGGACCACGTCGGACTGCGAACGGAACGTCCGTACTAGGACTTGGACTTGGATCGACAAAACACGctgttggcaagacaaagtttaccTAGAACATCTAGTTATCATATGAAATTACCTAGATAACCAATAAACTCTTAATTTAGCATTAATTCAGCATTATATGCGCTTTTACAGCAGGTTAATCAATGCCACTCAGCCGTATATAGGCCTTTtatgctacttaaatgcaggttttgaccCAATATACGGCTGCTTTAATGCTatgccttcaggaacttcttaaacaactgtcaaaataatATAACCTTGACTGTAACGCTACAGGATAGGCTGGAAATGAAGCTGTGAAGTGCgctgattttttgtattttaactttgtagtgattgcgTTCCATTCCTGCTCAGGTGGTATTATTTCACTTGGAGTGTTTGTTCGAAGTTGAACGTGGAAGATGGGAATGGACACAGAATCAgaaacaaggatgggaacactcacttggaaagagttacactcactt contains the following coding sequences:
- the LOC134286814 gene encoding uncharacterized protein LOC134286814, with product MAHNGRDCMMCEDPNDVSDMVQCDKCQLWAHYTCVGVTESIREQDWNCKNCALELQVPNTKKKTKRTGAAKAKSDGGSVHGEDDSLSASLRKLEQERRAMEKKLEEELILQEKRLIMEAELKAKRRQRELEIQEKVLAQERELKKRQLAEERKMMERHLAEERAYSEERRQLHEAFQRQRNLVAKEFTNQDTTVGESSKAEKEMSFDNKIQFWMNKQDPRTKKPLETVGVQKRLSGVPVDEDYEETDDDDEEEVDSCEEEEEATEDSEEEREEVVKPKGRVLEHSRKKDRKNGNPQQPETLSSAQIAARQAISKHLPVFRGEPEVWPIFISSYEFTTKACGFSNLDNLKRLQDSLQGNALEAVRSRLVLPNSVPDVIEDLRRLFGKPEKLLKTLLSKVRNSTAPRADRLETFIQFGLTVKQLCDHLEAAKLKEHLSNPMLVQELVDKLPPDYKLDWVRFKRGKKGTPLRMFTNFMNDIVSDISEVSEFSSIELGESSSSSLFNKGKPRRKEFIHVHEAVHNQNEYHLGAIGEAKEMKPCWVCKRTDHKLRFCDDFKKLKVAERLKVVDQNKLCMLCLNNHGKSPCNFKVRCAIQGCQGGHHTLLHRAEAAVQHSKVECNAHSQRHRTVIFRMIPVTIHYGNRAFDTLAFFDEGSSSTLVEESVANFLGADGCVEPLVVTWTGNVKRYENTSRKVDLMLSARGSHETVPLLNAHTVGELKLPQQSLLGDEIADKYPHLQDVSVESYPWSEPGIIVGLDNLHSFAPLESRVGQPGEPIAVRTKLGWMVYGPERHIPAAEIRLNFHSHEPISNESLHDLLRIQYVLDDTNPSSIGSLESSEDQRARQILQSTTIRKGDRFETGLLWRDDVRRFPDSFPMAIRRLKALERKLDSNPELFRNVHQQVRDYVAKGYAHKATEEDLSESNRGKIWYLPLNVVLNPRKPGKVRLVWDAAATVNGISLNSELLSGPDLLQSLPAVINSFRERRIAFGADIQEMYHQIRIRSEDKSAQRFLFRSKPTDEPEVYVMDVATFGATCSPCSAQFIKNLNAAEYAEEFPEAAVAIVKNHYVDDYYDSADSIDEAVKIASDVKFVHSRGGFHIRNWVSNSPEFLQVMGGSSDNPNIHFNRDKSTLFERVLGIIWNPMEDVFCFSTTVREDYQPVLQGIERPTKRIVLSCVMSMFDPQGLLSPFTVFGRMLIQDLWRTGCDWDDALDNDSNEKWLRWTNALPLIAKIKIQRSYFGDAKFEEIENIQLHILTDAISLGLTTLALSRLQLVDAAKNGG